The genomic region TGTCGTAGGTCGCGGTGAAGCCGGCAAGGTCGATATTGATCGTGATGTCCTCGTTCTGCCGGTTCTTGGCAATCAGCTTGAGCTGGCTGCCGCGCTTTAGGCTCTGAATATAGGATTCGTTGACGACGAGCTGGGCCGAGCACGCCTGCGGATCGCAAAGCATGTAGGGAACGCGCACCGGCTTGCCGCTATCGATCTGCCAGGTGAGCCCAAACGGTAGCAAAACCCCGATCGGCACGGAGGCAACGGCGAGCAGCCGGCTTTCCTGGCTCGGATCGTCACGCAAGAGGAATGAGCCGGTGAAAACGCCAGTGTTGGTCACGACCTGGCGCATGATGCAAGCTTGCCCTCCATCGTCGAGTTCGCTGCAAACCTTGAGCCAGTTGTTTTCAGTCGAACCGTCGGCCGTTTCAGCCGTATCGACCACTCCCGCGCCCGCGGCTCCTGCGGCTTCCTGCGCATAACCGGTGCCAGCCATCGAAAAGGCTAGTCCCGTGGCGACAGCGCCGGCAAGTATCGCGTTTAAAACTTTCATGGAAATTCCTGTTGCTCTGGGCGGTTGAACCCGCCGGAATCGAACGGATTGGGTACTTTCAAGAGCGGCGAAATCGGGCAATAGCATGACACCGTCTCTCTGCCAACGACGTTGAACTCGACGTGTGACCCAAAGGCTTCACCCCGGATACTCTTGGGTTTGATGATGAACCTGATCGCCAGCCTTGAAGCACCCATGACGAAAAATTGATGCGGTCCATCACCTATATGAAGATGAGCCGCCCCTAAGCGCTGGCCAGCGCCGCAAGCCGCGACAGGATTGCTGCGCTGCCTTTGAGACGCTGCTCTGCGGTCGGCCAATTGCGTGCGAACATGATCTTCTGATCAGGCCGCAGCTTGGCCGCCTGTCCTGGGTCGGCGATATGGCGCACCAATCCGGCAGGATTTGGGAAAACCCCGTTCCGCAATGTGATTAATGCGCCCTTGGGACCTGCATCGACCTTTTCCACATTGGCAGCACGGCACAGCGATTTGATCAGCACAACCTTGAGCAGAGCTTCGACTTCCTCTGGCAAACGGCCGAACCTGTCGATCATTTCGGCACCCAAGGCGTCGATTTCGCGGGGGTCCGTCAGGTCGCCCAGCCGACGATAGAGCTGCATGCGTACCTGGAGATCGGGCACGTAACCTTCAGGAATCATCACCGGCATGCCCAGAGAGATCTGTGGGGACCATTGCCCCGCCTCTTCTTCCTCGGCCGCCTGCCCTGCCCGCAGCGAGGCGACCGCTTCTTCCAACATGGATTGATAGAGTTCGAACCCCACTTCACGGATGTGGCCGGATTGCTCTTCGCCGAGCAAGTTTCCTGCCCCGCGAATATCGAGATCGTGGCTGGCAAGCTGGAAACCGGCGCCCAGCGATTCGAGCGACTGAAGCACCTGCAGTCGCCGCTGCGCCTGATCGTTGAGCTTGCGATCGGCCGGAACGGTGAAGATCGCATAAGCTCGGGTTTTCGACCGGCCGATGCGGCCCCGGATCTGATAGAGCTGGGCCAGACCAAACTTGTCGGCACGGTGAACGATCAGTGTATTGGCTGTCGGAACGTCCAGACCGGATTCGACAATCGTTGTCGCGACAAGAACATCGAATTTACCGTCATAAAAGGCGTTCATCGTGTCATCGAGTTGTTGCGGCGGCATCTGGCCATTCGCAACCACGAAGCTGACCTCGGGTACGTGTTCCTTGAGGAATTGGGCGATGTCCGGTTGATCCGAAATACGGGGACAGACGTAGAAGGCCTGTCCGCCGCGATATTTTTCGCGCAGCAGGGCTTCGCGGACGACAAGCGGATCGAAGGGCGACACGAAGGTGCGGATGGCGAGCCTGTCCACCGGCGGGGTCGCCAGCAGCGACAGATCGCGAACGCCCGTGAGTGCGAGTTGCAGCGTGCGCGGGATGGGTGTCGCCGACAGCGTCAGAACATGAACGTTGCTCTTGAGTTCCTTGAGCCGTTCCTTGTGCCCCACCCCGAAATGTTGCTCCTCATCGATGATCAGCAAGCCCAGGTCACGGAAGGCTATGGACTTCGAAAGCAGTGCGTGAGTGCCGACGACGACATCGACACTGCCGTCCTTGAGACCGTCCTTGGTGGCCTTCAGTTCGGCGGCAGGCACGAGACGCGAAGCTTGCCGAACCCGGACGGGAAGGCCGGCGAAACGCTCGGAGAAGGTCTTGAAATGCTGTCGGGAGAGCAGCGTCGTCGGCACGACTACCGCAACCTGCTTTCCGCTCATCGCCATGATAAAAGCAGCGCGCAGCGCCACTTCGGTCTTGCCGAATCCTACGTCACCGCAGACCAGGCGATCCATGATGCGACCCGACGTGAGGTCATCGAATACCGCTTCAATGGTCGCAAGCTGATCTTCGGTTTCCTCATAGGGAAAGCGGGCCGAGAACTCGTCGTAGGAGCCGGTCTGGATTTCCACAGGCTCGGTGGTAGCCGTTTCGCGGGCTGCAGCGATCTTGATGAGCTGCTCGGCCATGTCGCGGATGCGCTGTTTGAGCTTGGACTTTTTAGCCTGCCAAGCCACGCCTCCGAGCTTATCGAGCTCGGCGCCTTCCGAGCCGTAGCGCGACAAAAGCTCGATATTTTCGACCGGCAGGTAGAGTTTATCGCCCTTGGCATATTCGATTTCGACGCAATCATGCGGCGCACCGGCTGCCTCGATGGCCTTGAGGCCAATGAAACGGCCGATGCCGTGGTCGACGTGAACCACCAAATCACCGGCCGAAAGACTTGTTGCTTCGGTAAGCGCATCGGACGCCTTCTTGCGCCGCGCTTGGCGGATTATGCGCTCGCCCAGGATGTCCTGCTCGGACAAAACCGCAATGTTGTCAGTGATATAGCCGGTTTCAAGCGGGACCACGACCAGGCCGAGTTGACCGACCTTGAGAGCGGAAATCTGATGCCAGTTTTCGAGCTTTTTAATCGCCTTGAGCCCGTGATCCTTGAGAACCTGCCCCATGCGATCCCGGGTACCTTCGGTCCAGCACGTCACGACGGTTTTCCGCCCCGCCCGCGCTTCGGACTTGATCCGGCTGATCACCGCTTCGAAAAGATTGGTATCGGTGGCCTGTCGTTCGGCGGCGAAATTGGGAGCCAGATGGCCGGCGCAATCGATGACCGGCAGGCTCTCATCGGCGGGGAGGAACGGGGTGAGCTCGGAAATTTCGTGACCGCGAACCAACTCATAAGGGGAGCTGTCGACGTGGTATAGCAGTGCCGGTGCGATCGGCTTATAGGGCGCGCCGGCGGTATTTCCCTGCTCGCGAGCCTCTTTGCGGGCGGCATGATAGTCGCGGATCTGCTCGCGGCGCTCGCCATAGGCCTCGCGCACCTGATCGTCAAAAAACACTGGCGCATCAGCAAGATAGGAGGCTAGCGTCCCCATTTCTTCATAGAAGAACGGCAGCCAATGCTCCATTCCCGCAAAGCGTTGTCCGGCGCTGATGGCGCCGTAGAGCGGATCATCGGCCGTGTTGCCGCCGAAGGTTTTTGTGTAGTTGAGGCGGAAGCGGCGGATGGTGTCTTCGGTGAGCAGT from Pelagibacterium sp. 26DY04 harbors:
- a CDS encoding invasion associated locus B family protein; translation: MKVLNAILAGAVATGLAFSMAGTGYAQEAAGAAGAGVVDTAETADGSTENNWLKVCSELDDGGQACIMRQVVTNTGVFTGSFLLRDDPSQESRLLAVASVPIGVLLPFGLTWQIDSGKPVRVPYMLCDPQACSAQLVVNESYIQSLKRGSQLKLIAKNRQNEDITINIDLAGFTATYDNPEGISIEELNQANSTENVLEQVLQERANQLREDMETGGEAAAGEAPAEGAAPEAAPAQ
- the mfd gene encoding transcription-repair coupling factor, with amino-acid sequence MTDLSDRPSRILANLPDGMQPAVLARAIEERLKEAPQAPVSICFVARDGRRLQRMADALEAMLPGHPVLTFPAWDCLPYDRVSPNAVTISARMAALAQLVDSGTKGAIVLTAVNALIQRVVPRDVVESMTFSAAAGRIVDGEKLIAWANNNGYLRVPTVREAGEYAVRGGLIDLYPAGRDAPLRFDFFGQQLETIRTFDPESQRTTGNVRSITLVPMSEALLTEDTIRRFRLNYTKTFGGNTADDPLYGAISAGQRFAGMEHWLPFFYEEMGTLASYLADAPVFFDDQVREAYGERREQIRDYHAARKEAREQGNTAGAPYKPIAPALLYHVDSSPYELVRGHEISELTPFLPADESLPVIDCAGHLAPNFAAERQATDTNLFEAVISRIKSEARAGRKTVVTCWTEGTRDRMGQVLKDHGLKAIKKLENWHQISALKVGQLGLVVVPLETGYITDNIAVLSEQDILGERIIRQARRKKASDALTEATSLSAGDLVVHVDHGIGRFIGLKAIEAAGAPHDCVEIEYAKGDKLYLPVENIELLSRYGSEGAELDKLGGVAWQAKKSKLKQRIRDMAEQLIKIAAARETATTEPVEIQTGSYDEFSARFPYEETEDQLATIEAVFDDLTSGRIMDRLVCGDVGFGKTEVALRAAFIMAMSGKQVAVVVPTTLLSRQHFKTFSERFAGLPVRVRQASRLVPAAELKATKDGLKDGSVDVVVGTHALLSKSIAFRDLGLLIIDEEQHFGVGHKERLKELKSNVHVLTLSATPIPRTLQLALTGVRDLSLLATPPVDRLAIRTFVSPFDPLVVREALLREKYRGGQAFYVCPRISDQPDIAQFLKEHVPEVSFVVANGQMPPQQLDDTMNAFYDGKFDVLVATTIVESGLDVPTANTLIVHRADKFGLAQLYQIRGRIGRSKTRAYAIFTVPADRKLNDQAQRRLQVLQSLESLGAGFQLASHDLDIRGAGNLLGEEQSGHIREVGFELYQSMLEEAVASLRAGQAAEEEEAGQWSPQISLGMPVMIPEGYVPDLQVRMQLYRRLGDLTDPREIDALGAEMIDRFGRLPEEVEALLKVVLIKSLCRAANVEKVDAGPKGALITLRNGVFPNPAGLVRHIADPGQAAKLRPDQKIMFARNWPTAEQRLKGSAAILSRLAALASA